One segment of Deltaproteobacteria bacterium DNA contains the following:
- a CDS encoding TRAP transporter large permease subunit has protein sequence MEAPARSAPAVDMPPSSLSDRVENLASILLLVGMAALPLLEIVGRKLWRTGIPGSNALVQHATLWIGFLGGAIAARDDRLLSLGRLTDRFPEPYKGWLAGFVAAISTAISLLLAWSGFQLVRAEWTIVQYVVPFLPVWVAESVMPAGFLVIAWRIVRGASGRWGVRAAVTAAAGVFSAFIASGLMLESGPFAAALLVLLAAVILGAPLFAALGGLAVILFRHADVPLASISAEIYRLVTSPSLPTIPLFAFAGYLLTVGNVSRRLVRFFRALVGWMPGAIAVVTVLVCTFFTTFTGASGVTIVALGGILLPALVAERYPERFSLGLLTASGSLGLLFPPCLPVILYGVVAGIAVDQMFRGGLLPGILLSAIMAAWAVRTGVRSGATRAPFSFAELGKASWEAKWDLLLPVIVLVGIFGGFATIVETAALTVLYAFCVEVFVHRDIDLRNQFPTAGVESARLVGGFLLLLAAATGLTGYMVDAGVPDAIFDWVRETIHSRVAFLLVLNFFLLLVGATMHIFSAIVVVVPIIAPLAASYDIHPVHLGIIFLANLELGFLMPPVGMNLFLSAYRFDRPFMEVARATLPFLLILLCGVLAITYIPWLTTALLR, from the coding sequence TTGGAGGCTCCCGCCCGATCCGCGCCCGCCGTGGACATGCCCCCCTCCTCGCTTTCCGACCGCGTGGAAAACCTGGCCTCGATCCTTCTTCTCGTAGGCATGGCCGCGCTTCCGCTCCTTGAAATCGTCGGCCGCAAGCTCTGGCGCACAGGGATTCCCGGCTCGAACGCTCTCGTCCAGCACGCGACGCTCTGGATAGGCTTTCTCGGAGGGGCGATCGCCGCGCGCGACGACAGGCTTTTGTCGCTCGGACGCCTCACTGACCGATTCCCTGAACCGTACAAGGGATGGCTGGCTGGCTTCGTCGCCGCGATTTCCACCGCGATCTCCCTTCTGCTCGCATGGTCGGGGTTCCAGCTCGTGCGGGCGGAGTGGACCATCGTCCAGTACGTCGTTCCCTTCCTTCCCGTTTGGGTTGCGGAAAGCGTTATGCCCGCGGGATTTCTCGTCATCGCGTGGCGGATCGTCCGCGGAGCATCCGGAAGATGGGGGGTCCGCGCGGCCGTCACCGCCGCAGCGGGCGTGTTTTCGGCATTCATCGCGTCGGGGCTCATGCTGGAAAGCGGTCCGTTCGCCGCGGCGCTTTTGGTCCTTCTCGCCGCCGTGATCCTGGGAGCCCCGCTCTTCGCCGCGCTGGGCGGGCTCGCGGTCATCCTGTTCCGTCACGCGGACGTACCGCTCGCCTCCATCTCCGCCGAGATCTACCGCCTCGTCACTTCCCCTTCCCTTCCCACGATTCCGTTGTTCGCGTTCGCGGGATATCTGCTCACGGTGGGGAACGTCTCCCGCCGGCTCGTCAGGTTCTTCCGGGCGCTCGTGGGATGGATGCCCGGCGCGATCGCAGTGGTAACGGTCCTTGTGTGCACCTTCTTCACGACGTTCACCGGCGCTTCCGGCGTGACGATCGTGGCGCTGGGAGGGATCCTGCTGCCGGCGCTCGTCGCGGAACGGTACCCGGAGAGGTTCTCCCTGGGGCTTCTCACCGCGTCCGGGTCGCTCGGGCTTCTCTTCCCGCCGTGCCTCCCGGTCATCCTGTACGGCGTCGTGGCCGGGATCGCGGTGGACCAGATGTTCCGCGGCGGACTCCTGCCGGGAATACTCCTTTCGGCCATCATGGCGGCGTGGGCGGTCAGGACCGGGGTGCGCTCCGGCGCCACCCGCGCGCCGTTTTCCTTTGCCGAGCTTGGCAAAGCATCGTGGGAGGCGAAATGGGACCTGCTGCTCCCCGTCATCGTGCTGGTCGGGATTTTCGGGGGGTTCGCGACGATCGTGGAGACGGCGGCGCTGACGGTCCTCTACGCCTTCTGCGTGGAGGTGTTCGTCCACCGGGACATCGACCTGCGCAATCAATTTCCCACAGCGGGGGTCGAGTCGGCGCGGCTCGTCGGCGGGTTTCTCCTTCTGCTCGCGGCCGCGACGGGCCTCACGGGTTACATGGTGGATGCCGGGGTGCCGGATGCGATCTTCGACTGGGTCCGCGAAACGATCCACTCCAGGGTGGCCTTCCTCCTCGTCCTGAATTTCTTCCTGTTGCTCGTCGGGGCCACCATGCACATCTTCTCGGCGATCGTCGTCGTCGTCCCGATCATCGCGCCGCTCGCCGCCTCGTACGACATCCATCCCGTGCACCTGGGGATCATCTTCCTCGCGAACCTCGAGTTGGGGTTCCTCATGCCCCCCGTCGGGATGAACCTCTTCCTCTCCGCCTACCGGTTCGACCGGCCGTTCATGGAGGTCGCCCGCGCCACGCTTCCCTTCCTCCTCATCCTCCTCTGCGGCGTCCTCGCGATCACCTACATCCCCTGGCTCACCACGGCCCTGCTGCGGTAA
- a CDS encoding nucleotidyltransferase domain-containing protein yields the protein MDIAGLIREKRQTILEIARRHGAKNVRVFGSVARRESTEESDVDFLIEVEGPTSPWFPGGLVAELEALLGRRVDVVELASLRESMKERILKEAVSL from the coding sequence ATGGATATAGCTGGCCTGATCCGGGAAAAAAGGCAAACGATCCTGGAGATCGCACGACGTCACGGCGCGAAGAACGTCCGCGTCTTCGGGTCTGTGGCCCGGAGGGAGTCGACCGAAGAGAGCGACGTGGATTTTCTGATTGAGGTGGAAGGGCCGACGTCCCCATGGTTTCCGGGAGGTTTGGTCGCCGAACTCGAAGCGCTTCTCGGCCGTCGCGTGGATGTTGTGGAGTTGGCATCTCTTCGCGAGAGCATGAAGGAAAGAATCCTCAAAGAGGCTGTTTCGCTGTGA
- a CDS encoding zeta toxin family protein, producing MKSHPVFPPFPVIWATGKNKPVLVVIAGPNGAGKTTFYEERIAHKGFPFINADLITKEMEAKGEKVTDHEAAKIAETRRREYVLKKRSFCLETVFSDMVGSKRQLLNDAQKNGFYCFLIFIGLDQLETSRARVFQRVSEGGHNVPDQKLKERFPRTFDNLRKAIGFVDQTILIDNSSFDNPYRLIATCVSGQVVQLFPPIPIWARDVLPLGWKVL from the coding sequence ATGAAGAGCCATCCTGTTTTTCCTCCGTTTCCCGTTATATGGGCGACGGGCAAGAACAAGCCTGTATTGGTTGTAATAGCAGGCCCTAACGGGGCCGGAAAAACAACCTTTTACGAAGAACGTATAGCCCACAAAGGTTTCCCGTTCATCAATGCAGATCTCATTACAAAAGAAATGGAAGCCAAGGGAGAAAAGGTTACCGACCATGAGGCGGCAAAGATTGCCGAAACAAGACGCCGTGAGTATGTCTTGAAAAAAAGATCGTTTTGCCTTGAGACCGTTTTCTCCGATATGGTAGGGAGTAAGCGGCAGTTGTTAAATGACGCACAAAAAAATGGATTTTACTGTTTTCTTATATTTATCGGATTAGACCAGCTTGAAACTTCACGGGCACGCGTATTTCAGCGGGTGAGCGAAGGAGGGCACAATGTTCCCGATCAAAAACTGAAGGAACGATTTCCCCGAACTTTTGACAACCTTCGCAAGGCAATTGGCTTTGTTGATCAGACCATCCTTATAGACAACAGTTCCTTCGACAACCCATATCGGCTGATTGCCACATGTGTTTCGGGACAGGTGGTGCAGTTGTTTCCGCCTATACCTATCTGGGCGCGCGATGTTTTGCCGCTCGGATGGAAAGTTCTTTAA
- a CDS encoding PIN domain-containing protein → MKKAVFVDTDVVLDLLARREPFYFPAARLFSMAERGTLKACVSSLSFANLHYILRKETSGRRAIEILKLLREVVTVLPVGGETVSAALNAGFTDFEDALQYHAALAAKVPVLITRNIKHYRKPAIRVCTAVEYLAFPGAES, encoded by the coding sequence GTGAAGAAGGCGGTCTTCGTCGACACGGATGTCGTGCTGGACCTCCTTGCGCGCCGGGAACCTTTTTATTTTCCTGCCGCACGGCTCTTTTCCATGGCCGAGCGTGGAACGCTGAAAGCATGTGTTTCGTCGTTGTCTTTCGCCAACCTGCATTACATATTGCGTAAGGAAACCTCCGGGCGCCGGGCCATCGAAATCCTTAAACTGCTGCGAGAGGTGGTCACGGTGTTGCCCGTCGGCGGCGAGACCGTATCCGCCGCATTGAACGCCGGTTTCACCGATTTCGAGGACGCCCTCCAGTACCACGCGGCGCTTGCCGCAAAGGTGCCCGTTCTCATCACACGCAACATCAAGCACTACCGCAAGCCGGCGATACGGGTCTGCACCGCCGTGGAATACCTGGCGTTTCCCGGCGCCGAATCGTAG
- the typA gene encoding translational GTPase TypA — MRPSDIRNVAIIAHVDHGKTTLVDAMLKQSGIFRVNQDVPDRVMDSIDLEREKGITIMAKNTAVVYRGVKINIVDTPGHADFGGEVERTLKMVDGVLLLVDASEGPLPQTRFVLKKALEEELPVILAVNKIDRPDARIDEVINEVYDLFIDLDATEEQLEFPILFTNARAGTAREKDKAEGHDLRPLFDRILTHIPPPSGDPSGPLQFLVTNLDYSDYVGRLAVGRVFSGTLRAAETVTACGKNGALDRIKVALLYGYEGLSRKEIPEAGAGDIVAVAGAESITIGDTLSDLETPRPLPRIAVDEPTVSMVFSINTSPVAGREGKFVTSRQLRDRLEKELLSNVSLRIDFSGTDAFTVMGRGELQLAILIEMMRREGFELSVSRPEVVTRTENGVLKEPVEMLFVDVPESYLGAVTQGLGARKAKMTKMVNPGQGRVRLEYRIPSRGLIGFRSEFLTETRGTGLLNHLFDGYDPWLGPIPERINGALVADRTGRSTAYAIFHLQSRGAFFIGEGTQVYEGMVVGENSRPVDIDINVTKEKKLTNIRAAGADEALRLVPPRILSLESSLEFINDDELVEVTPHSLRLRKKILEASRRPKRKEN; from the coding sequence ATGAGACCTTCCGACATACGCAACGTTGCGATCATCGCCCACGTCGACCACGGAAAGACCACTCTCGTCGATGCGATGCTCAAGCAGAGCGGCATTTTCCGCGTGAACCAGGACGTTCCCGACCGCGTGATGGACTCCATCGACCTGGAGCGGGAGAAGGGGATCACGATCATGGCGAAGAACACCGCCGTGGTCTACCGCGGGGTGAAGATCAATATCGTGGACACACCGGGCCACGCGGACTTCGGCGGCGAGGTGGAGCGCACCCTTAAGATGGTCGATGGCGTGCTCCTGCTGGTCGACGCATCCGAGGGGCCTCTTCCCCAGACCCGGTTCGTGCTGAAAAAAGCGCTGGAAGAGGAATTACCGGTGATCCTCGCCGTGAACAAGATCGACCGGCCCGACGCGCGTATCGACGAAGTGATAAACGAGGTCTACGACCTCTTCATCGACCTCGACGCGACGGAGGAGCAGCTCGAGTTCCCGATCCTGTTCACTAACGCGCGCGCCGGGACGGCCCGGGAAAAGGATAAAGCGGAGGGGCACGACCTTCGCCCGCTCTTCGACCGGATCCTCACCCACATTCCGCCGCCGTCGGGGGACCCGTCCGGACCGCTTCAGTTCCTCGTTACCAACCTGGACTACAGCGATTACGTCGGACGGCTGGCCGTGGGGAGGGTCTTTTCGGGTACTCTCCGGGCCGCGGAGACGGTTACCGCCTGCGGGAAGAACGGCGCGCTGGACCGGATAAAGGTGGCCCTCCTTTACGGGTACGAGGGGCTCTCGCGCAAGGAGATTCCGGAGGCGGGCGCGGGGGACATCGTGGCCGTGGCGGGGGCGGAGAGCATCACCATAGGGGACACGCTTTCCGACCTGGAGACTCCGCGTCCTCTCCCGCGGATCGCCGTAGACGAGCCGACGGTCTCGATGGTCTTCTCCATCAACACTTCCCCCGTGGCAGGCAGGGAGGGCAAGTTCGTGACCTCCCGGCAATTGAGGGACCGCCTCGAAAAGGAACTTCTCTCGAATGTCTCATTAAGGATCGACTTTTCGGGAACGGATGCTTTCACGGTCATGGGGCGCGGAGAGCTTCAGCTTGCGATCCTTATCGAGATGATGCGGCGCGAGGGATTCGAGCTGTCGGTCTCCCGGCCGGAGGTGGTGACCAGGACCGAGAACGGCGTCCTGAAGGAGCCGGTTGAGATGCTCTTCGTCGATGTTCCGGAAAGCTACCTCGGGGCGGTCACGCAGGGGCTCGGGGCCAGGAAGGCGAAGATGACGAAGATGGTGAATCCCGGGCAGGGCAGGGTGCGCCTGGAATACAGGATCCCTTCGCGCGGGCTTATCGGGTTCCGCTCGGAGTTCCTTACGGAGACGCGCGGTACGGGGCTTCTGAACCATCTCTTCGACGGATACGATCCCTGGCTCGGACCGATTCCAGAGAGGATAAACGGGGCGCTGGTGGCCGACCGTACGGGGCGGTCGACCGCCTACGCGATCTTCCACCTTCAGTCGCGCGGCGCCTTCTTCATCGGTGAGGGGACGCAGGTCTACGAGGGGATGGTCGTCGGCGAGAACTCCAGGCCGGTGGATATCGACATCAACGTTACGAAGGAAAAGAAGCTCACCAACATCCGCGCGGCGGGCGCCGACGAGGCGCTGCGGCTTGTTCCTCCGCGCATCCTCTCGCTGGAAAGCTCGCTGGAGTTCATCAACGACGACGAGCTGGTGGAAGTTACGCCCCACTCGCTGCGCCTTCGGAAAAAAATCCTCGAAGCGTCGCGCCGTCCGAAGCGGAAGGAAAATTAA
- a CDS encoding ferritin family protein, with the protein MPKAAPVKRKHNASGALARALKFEKQGKRFFSNAAAKASDPFARQVFELLAVLEDKHCQDILAIDAKLEQDGKFPAVSTASSEVRMRMFQRETARLRKEKTVTGDAAAAMRKALGFEAEGREMYRRMADRAAHPMEKKFFRLLSAEEAAHFEVVYEYLEFLEATGLRMGE; encoded by the coding sequence ATGCCGAAAGCCGCACCGGTAAAGCGGAAGCACAATGCGTCCGGCGCGCTTGCACGAGCGCTGAAGTTCGAGAAACAGGGGAAAAGGTTTTTCTCCAACGCGGCGGCCAAAGCGTCCGATCCGTTCGCGAGGCAGGTCTTCGAACTCCTCGCCGTCCTGGAAGACAAGCACTGCCAGGATATCCTTGCGATCGACGCGAAGCTGGAGCAGGACGGGAAATTTCCGGCCGTGTCCACCGCGTCGAGCGAGGTGAGGATGAGGATGTTCCAGCGGGAAACCGCCAGGCTCCGCAAGGAGAAGACGGTCACGGGAGACGCGGCGGCGGCCATGCGCAAGGCCCTGGGCTTCGAGGCGGAAGGGCGCGAAATGTACCGCAGGATGGCCGACAGGGCGGCGCATCCCATGGAGAAGAAGTTCTTCCGGCTCCTGTCCGCGGAGGAAGCGGCGCATTTCGAAGTTGTTTACGAGTATCTTGAATTTCTGGAGGCGACCGGCCTCCGTATGGGGGAGTAG
- a CDS encoding 4Fe-4S dicluster domain-containing protein → MPDKETREQKVFRLSRRKALKSLAAAAGALALPGKDASASFWESFFQKNFRELRKDELQKILARMEREYSAQYGKPVKVKATPPREGVQYGYALDLSRCIGCRRCVYGCVKENNQSRDPQIHWIRVLQLNKEKGVDLEEAEQYYNPAKVPEPGHFYMPVQCHMCKNPPCTKVCPVQATWTESDGLVVVDYNWCIGCRYCMAACPYGARHFNWKKPGLPAAELNPDTHILGNRPRPVGVVEKCTFCIQRTRENPGRYPACVEACPVGARKFGNLLDPDSEIRYIIENKRVFILKEDLNTQPKFFYFYAT, encoded by the coding sequence ATGCCGGACAAGGAAACGCGCGAGCAGAAGGTCTTTCGTCTTTCGCGGAGGAAAGCGCTTAAAAGCCTGGCCGCGGCCGCCGGAGCGCTTGCCCTCCCCGGGAAGGACGCGTCCGCCTCGTTCTGGGAGTCTTTCTTCCAGAAGAACTTCCGCGAACTGCGCAAGGACGAGTTGCAGAAGATCCTTGCCCGCATGGAAAGGGAATACAGCGCTCAGTACGGCAAGCCCGTCAAGGTGAAGGCCACGCCTCCTCGCGAGGGCGTCCAGTACGGGTACGCGCTCGACCTCTCGCGGTGCATCGGCTGCCGGCGCTGCGTCTACGGCTGCGTCAAGGAGAACAACCAGTCCCGCGATCCGCAGATCCACTGGATCCGCGTCCTTCAGCTTAACAAGGAGAAGGGGGTGGACCTGGAGGAGGCGGAGCAGTACTACAACCCGGCCAAGGTGCCGGAACCGGGACATTTCTACATGCCCGTCCAGTGCCACATGTGCAAGAACCCTCCGTGCACGAAGGTGTGCCCGGTCCAGGCCACGTGGACGGAGAGCGACGGGCTCGTCGTGGTGGATTACAACTGGTGCATCGGCTGCCGTTACTGCATGGCTGCGTGCCCGTACGGAGCGCGCCACTTCAACTGGAAAAAGCCGGGCCTTCCCGCCGCGGAGCTCAACCCCGACACGCACATCCTCGGGAACCGCCCCCGTCCGGTCGGCGTTGTGGAGAAGTGCACCTTCTGCATCCAGCGGACGAGGGAGAACCCGGGGCGCTACCCGGCGTGCGTCGAGGCGTGCCCGGTGGGTGCCCGCAAGTTCGGGAACCTGCTGGATCCGGACAGCGAGATCCGGTACATCATCGAAAACAAGCGGGTGTTCATCCTGAAGGAGGACCTCAACACCCAGCCGAAGTTCTTCTACTTCTACGCGACGTGA
- the nrfD gene encoding polysulfide reductase NrfD yields the protein MKMIWEFFKGTLVLVFRGSKAYYAWVLGLLLLMAAGAAAYVYQIQAGLIVTAMRDQVSWGFYISNFTFLVGVAAAAVLLVIPAYVYHWKPIKEIAVLGEMLAVSAMVMCLLFVTVDIGRPERFWHLIPKIGILNFPQSLLAWDVVVLNTYLVLNLVIAVFILYNLYHRREPNKSFTTPLILFSIPAAVSIHTVTAFLYNGLGARPFWNASILAPRFLASAFCSGPAFMIMLFQVIRKYTKTEIKDEAIFKVAELIAYSMFLNLFLLGAEVFKEYYSDTIHLAPMKYLFQGLHGHSSLVPYIWTAMIFNVTAFILFLIPKTRENFVTLNIGCVLIFIGVYIEKGMGLVIPGLAPDVLGEIYDYSPTGIEFLVTIGIWATGLFVYTMLLRVAIPILNGDFHVGEDGVTPVIADQMFILQRPESRG from the coding sequence ATGAAAATGATCTGGGAATTTTTCAAGGGGACGCTGGTCCTCGTTTTCCGGGGGAGCAAGGCATATTACGCATGGGTGTTGGGCCTCCTGCTGCTGATGGCGGCCGGAGCGGCCGCATACGTTTACCAGATCCAGGCCGGGCTGATCGTCACCGCGATGCGGGACCAGGTATCCTGGGGGTTCTACATCTCCAACTTCACGTTCCTCGTCGGCGTGGCTGCCGCGGCCGTCCTGTTAGTCATTCCCGCGTACGTATATCACTGGAAGCCGATCAAGGAGATCGCCGTCCTGGGCGAGATGCTGGCCGTTTCCGCCATGGTGATGTGCCTCCTGTTCGTAACCGTCGACATCGGGCGTCCCGAGCGCTTCTGGCACCTCATACCCAAGATCGGCATTCTCAACTTCCCGCAGTCGCTCCTCGCATGGGACGTTGTGGTGCTGAACACGTACCTTGTCCTGAACCTGGTTATCGCCGTCTTCATCCTCTACAACCTGTACCACCGGCGGGAGCCGAACAAATCCTTCACGACGCCGCTGATCCTGTTCTCCATCCCCGCCGCCGTTTCGATCCACACGGTTACGGCGTTCCTCTACAACGGCCTGGGCGCGCGCCCCTTCTGGAACGCCTCGATTCTCGCGCCCCGGTTCCTTGCGTCGGCCTTCTGCTCCGGCCCTGCGTTCATGATCATGCTCTTCCAGGTGATCCGGAAGTACACCAAGACGGAAATCAAGGACGAGGCGATCTTCAAGGTCGCCGAGCTCATCGCCTATTCCATGTTCCTGAACCTCTTCCTGCTGGGCGCCGAGGTGTTCAAGGAGTACTACTCGGACACGATCCACCTTGCGCCCATGAAGTACCTCTTCCAGGGGCTTCACGGGCATTCGTCGCTTGTGCCCTACATCTGGACCGCCATGATCTTCAACGTGACCGCGTTCATCCTCTTCCTTATCCCGAAGACCAGGGAAAACTTCGTCACGCTCAATATCGGGTGCGTGCTCATATTCATCGGCGTTTACATCGAAAAGGGCATGGGGCTCGTGATCCCGGGGCTGGCGCCCGACGTCCTGGGAGAGATCTACGATTATTCCCCGACGGGCATCGAGTTCCTGGTGACGATTGGAATCTGGGCCACCGGGCTCTTCGTGTACACGATGCTCCTCCGGGTTGCGATTCCGATCCTCAACGGGGACTTCCACGTCGGGGAGGACGGCGTAACGCCGGTGATCGCCGACCAGATGTTCATTCTCCAGCGGCCGGAAAGCCGGGGTTGA
- a CDS encoding 4Fe-4S dicluster domain-containing protein, giving the protein MPLSPFAGGGRMNGRRNFLRNTLAFLVSGTAIGGGILKLFPSSALAKEAPRKGKWYGFGVSVDKCIGCGRCMEACKVENDVPREPFFFRTWVERYIIRKDGEAVVKAINPNAEPMAADTSGDRSILRSFFVPKLCNQCADPPCAQVCPVGATFQTADGVVLVNEKTCVGCRYCIQACPYGARYLHPVTRTADKCTFCYHRISQDLLPACVEVCPTQARIFGDLNSSASPLSRFRRMNKIHVLKPALNTEPKAYYAGLDGEVR; this is encoded by the coding sequence ATGCCATTATCCCCATTCGCCGGAGGTGGAAGAATGAACGGCAGGCGGAATTTTCTGAGGAACACTCTGGCGTTCCTCGTCTCCGGCACCGCGATCGGAGGGGGGATATTGAAGCTCTTCCCATCGAGCGCGCTGGCGAAAGAAGCCCCGCGGAAGGGGAAGTGGTACGGGTTCGGCGTCTCGGTGGACAAGTGCATCGGCTGCGGCCGCTGCATGGAGGCGTGCAAGGTGGAGAACGACGTCCCTCGTGAGCCGTTCTTCTTCCGTACGTGGGTCGAGCGTTACATCATTCGGAAGGACGGAGAGGCGGTCGTCAAGGCGATCAATCCGAACGCGGAGCCTATGGCCGCCGATACTTCCGGCGACCGCAGCATCCTGCGAAGCTTCTTCGTCCCGAAGCTTTGCAACCAGTGCGCGGATCCTCCGTGTGCCCAGGTCTGCCCCGTCGGGGCGACCTTCCAGACGGCGGACGGAGTCGTCCTCGTCAACGAAAAGACGTGCGTCGGCTGCCGGTATTGCATACAGGCTTGCCCGTACGGCGCGCGATATCTTCATCCGGTTACGCGGACGGCGGACAAGTGCACCTTCTGCTATCACCGGATCTCGCAGGACCTGCTTCCCGCATGCGTCGAGGTCTGTCCGACCCAGGCCCGGATTTTCGGGGACCTGAACAGCAGCGCAAGCCCCCTGTCGAGGTTCCGGCGGATGAACAAGATCCACGTGCTGAAACCGGCTCTCAACACGGAGCCGAAAGCCTACTACGCAGGTCTTGACGGAGAGGTCCGATGA
- the nrfD gene encoding polysulfide reductase NrfD produces the protein MNQELLHTLKEIMPQITGYIYPNEIEVHWGLLIVVYPYITGIVAGAFILASLVKVFNVKEVQPLYRLSLLTALSYLLVAPLPLLSHLGHPERCFEMFLTPQPSSAMAMFGFVYAWYLMAVLLIEIWFVYRVDMIVWAEGGSGPMKWIHKVLSLFSRDRSESAVTFDHKALKTITIIGIPSAFLLHGYVGFIFGSVKANPWWSSVLMPIAFLFSAIVSGVALVILLYMVITPLTGGKINMKCVDKAVDFLFYAVIVDFTLEFVDFIHRIYQSEEEIKILSEMVMSKLFMSLVIIQVLLGMILPLGIIGATKIFKRRFTLNEDLRKMLYFISVLLIQFGIFTMRWNVVIGGQMFSKSFRGLTTYKMEVTGIEGLLYTLVLLCLPLVILTVLMKILPPWKEMREEDKSLEGGTPGSLPAPGA, from the coding sequence ATGAACCAGGAGCTGCTGCACACCCTGAAGGAGATCATGCCCCAGATCACGGGTTACATCTACCCGAACGAGATCGAGGTCCACTGGGGGCTGCTCATCGTCGTCTACCCGTACATCACCGGAATCGTCGCCGGGGCGTTCATCCTGGCGTCGCTAGTCAAGGTTTTCAACGTCAAGGAGGTCCAGCCGCTCTACCGGCTGTCTCTCCTGACGGCCTTGTCCTATCTCCTCGTCGCCCCGCTGCCGCTGCTGTCGCACCTGGGCCACCCGGAGCGGTGCTTCGAAATGTTCCTGACGCCGCAGCCGTCTTCGGCCATGGCGATGTTCGGTTTCGTCTACGCCTGGTACCTTATGGCGGTGCTTCTCATCGAGATCTGGTTCGTCTATCGCGTCGACATGATCGTTTGGGCGGAAGGCGGGTCGGGCCCTATGAAATGGATCCACAAGGTCCTGTCGCTCTTTTCCAGGGACCGTAGCGAAAGCGCCGTCACCTTCGACCACAAGGCCTTGAAGACGATCACCATCATCGGCATCCCGTCGGCCTTCCTGCTGCACGGATACGTCGGTTTCATATTCGGATCCGTCAAGGCGAACCCGTGGTGGAGCAGCGTGCTGATGCCGATCGCCTTCCTCTTTTCGGCCATCGTGTCGGGGGTCGCGCTGGTGATCCTCTTGTACATGGTCATAACGCCGCTCACAGGCGGGAAGATCAACATGAAGTGCGTCGACAAGGCGGTCGATTTCCTCTTCTACGCCGTCATCGTCGACTTCACGCTGGAGTTCGTCGATTTCATCCATCGCATCTACCAGAGCGAGGAGGAGATCAAGATCCTCTCGGAAATGGTCATGAGCAAGCTCTTCATGAGCCTCGTCATCATACAGGTCCTGCTGGGGATGATCCTTCCCCTCGGGATCATCGGCGCGACCAAGATCTTCAAGAGACGGTTCACCCTGAACGAGGACTTGCGGAAAATGCTCTACTTCATTTCCGTGCTCCTGATCCAGTTCGGCATTTTCACGATGCGGTGGAACGTCGTCATAGGCGGGCAGATGTTCTCCAAGAGCTTCCGGGGACTTACGACATACAAGATGGAGGTGACCGGGATAGAGGGTCTCCTCTATACGCTGGTGCTTCTGTGCCTGCCGTTGGTCATACTCACGGTGCTGATGAAGATCCTGCCTCCATGGAAAGAGATGAGGGAAGAGGACAAGAGCCTCGAAGGCGGAACGCCGGGTTCCCTGCCCGCGCCGGGTGCATAA
- a CDS encoding metallophosphoesterase, protein MTTRLRFGFALMLAGLLWASAAFGWSFAVCGDSRDDKNGIFPRILATVRDSGMEFLIHTGDLEHPGGKKSWEAFKAKTAGFHKPLYIAIGNHELYRSTREEFTRFFGLAGTSYAFTHKDARFVVVDNGGGTFADNTLEWLDRELAAHPKKKNGISRLVVSMHFPPHTDNIFPHGTKNGYRDQSMKLLKILSRHKVDLLLCSHEHMHLVDDWNGTKVIVSGGAGAPLVPFQKYGFYRIDVTDHGIRETFIPIR, encoded by the coding sequence ATGACAACGCGTTTACGGTTCGGGTTTGCCTTGATGTTGGCCGGGCTGCTGTGGGCTTCGGCGGCCTTCGGGTGGTCGTTCGCCGTGTGCGGCGACAGCAGGGACGACAAGAACGGAATCTTTCCCAGGATACTCGCGACCGTGCGCGACTCCGGGATGGAGTTCCTCATTCACACGGGGGACCTCGAGCATCCGGGGGGGAAGAAGTCGTGGGAAGCGTTTAAAGCGAAGACGGCCGGATTCCATAAACCGTTATATATAGCGATCGGGAACCACGAGCTGTACCGAAGCACGCGGGAGGAGTTCACCCGGTTCTTCGGCCTCGCTGGAACATCCTACGCGTTCACCCACAAGGACGCCCGGTTCGTCGTCGTGGACAACGGGGGCGGAACGTTCGCCGACAACACCCTTGAATGGCTCGACCGGGAGCTCGCCGCGCATCCGAAAAAAAAGAACGGGATCTCCCGCCTGGTCGTCTCGATGCACTTCCCCCCGCACACCGACAACATCTTCCCGCACGGGACGAAAAACGGCTACCGCGACCAGAGCATGAAACTGCTGAAGATCCTCTCGCGCCACAAGGTGGACCTGCTCCTCTGCAGCCACGAGCACATGCACCTGGTCGACGATTGGAACGGGACGAAGGTGATCGTATCCGGCGGCGCGGGCGCCCCTCTGGTTCCCTTCCAGAAGTACGGGTTCTACCGGATAGACGTCACCGACCACGGCATCCGCGAGACGTTTATCCCGATCAGATAA